The following proteins come from a genomic window of Lolium rigidum isolate FL_2022 chromosome 5, APGP_CSIRO_Lrig_0.1, whole genome shotgun sequence:
- the LOC124654244 gene encoding purple acid phosphatase 22-like produces MATAVQTSPFPRVGTRKKHTIAFLLRALLLMCVAFRRVIALIRICCHIAVCVPVGSVLGVAKILFAAANERSLRCMNQTALGRSVTGTFTGDLVVGAMAHSWRVLMQGLTSLVFLCTRADEYVRPPPSPLVLTAHDKPAAHAQQVHISVVGTNKMRISWVTDDRKAPSVVEYGKSRGNYTASATGDNATYRYFLYKSGAIHHVTIGPLEPSMTYHYRCGKAGDEFTLRTPPASLPIELVVIGDLGQTGWTASTLSHISGADYDMLLLPGDLSYADTQQPLWDSFGRLVQPLASARPWMVTEGNHEVEALPVLEFAPFVAYNARWRMPYEESGSRSNLYYSFDAAGGAAHVVMLGSYVDFEEGSEQHAWLERDLAGVDRRRTPWLIVLLHAPWYNTNQAHQGEGEAMRAAMERLLYEARVDVVFSGHVHAYERFTRIYGNEADSRGPMYITIGDGGNREGLALKFIKDHKSAHLSVFQEASFGHGRLRIVNETSAVWTWHRNDDAYATVRDEVWLESLASPKLVMEPARRRLDEL; encoded by the exons atggcgacggccgtGCAGACCTCCCCCTTCCCTCGCGTCGGCACGCGTAAGAAGCACACAATCGCCTTTCTCCTCCGCGCGCTACTGCTCATGTGCGTCGCGTTCCGCCGCGTCATCGCTCTGATCCGCATTTGTTGTCACATTGCCGTCTGCGTCCCGGTCGGAAGCGTCCTCGGCGTGGCGAAGATCCTCTTCGCGGCGGCGAACGAGCGGTCTCTCCGGTGCATGAACCAGACGGCGCTCGGGCGCAGCGTCACCGGAACCTTCACCGGGGACTTGGTGGTGGGTGCCATGGCGCATTCCTGGAGGGTGCTCATGCAGGGGCTCACGTCGCTCGTCTTCCTCTGCACGCGCGCTGACGAGTACGTTCGGCCGCCGCCGAGCCCGCTGGTATTGACGGCGCACGACAAGCCGGCTGCTCATGCTCAGCAG GTGCATATTTCAGTTGTGGGAACAAACAAGATGAGGATTTCATGGGTCACCGACGACCGGAAGGCGCCGTCAGTGGTGGAGTACGGCAAATCTCGGGGGAACTACACGGCGTCGGCGACGGGCGACAACGCGACGTACCGCTACTTCTTATACAAGTCCGGCGCGATCCACCACGTCACGATCGGCCCTCTCGAGCCCAGCATGACCTACCATTACCGGTGCGGCAAGGCCGGCGACGAGTTCACCCTCCGGACCCCTCCGGCGTCCCTTCCCATCGAGCTCGTCGTCATCGGCGACCTCGGGCAGACGGGGTGGACTGCATCGACGCTGTCGCACATCAGCGGCGCGGACTACGACATGCTGCTGCTCCCGGGGGACCTGTCGTACGCGGACACGCAGCAGCCGCTGTGGGACTCGTTCGGGCGGCTCGTCCAGCCGCTGGCGAGCGCGCGGCCGTGGATGGTGACGGAGGGCAACCACGAGGTCGAGGCGCTCCCCGTGCTGGAGTTCGCGCCCTTCGTGGCCTACAACGCGCGGTGGCGCATGCCGTACGAGGAGAGCGGCTCGCGCTCCAACCTCTACTACTCCTTCgacgcggcgggcggcgcggcgcacgtCGTGATGCTGGGTTCCTACGTGGATTTCGAGGAAGGGTCGGAGCAGCACGCGTGGCTGGAGCGGGACCTCGCCGGCGTGGACCGCCGGAGGACGCCGTGGCTGATCGTGCTGCTGCACGCGCCGTGGTACAACACCAACCAGGCGCACCAGGGCGAGGGCGAGGCGATGCGCGCCGCCATGGAGAGGCTCCTCTACGAGGCccgcgtcgacgtcgtcttctccggacACGTCCACGCCTACGAACGATTC ACGAGGATCTATGGCAACGAGGCCGACAGCCGAGGCCCGATGTACATCACCATTGGCGACGGCGGCAACAGGGAAGGTCTTGCCCTCAA GTTCATCAAGGATCACAAGTCGGCGCACCTGTCGGTGTTCCAGGAGGCGAGCTTCGGGCATGGGCGACTGAGGATCGTCAACGAGACGAGCGCCGTCTGGACGTGGCACCGCAACGATGACGCGTACGCAACCGTCCGCGACGAGGTCTGGCTGGAGAGCCTGGCTAGTCCAAAGCTGGTCATGGAACCCGCCAGACGTCGGCTTGACGAGTTGTAG